One genomic window of Polyangium aurulentum includes the following:
- a CDS encoding response regulator, whose amino-acid sequence MTNVPSILVFDEEPMLRAATAMLLRNRGAIVTTVGTVEEAVAWLERRKFDVAVLDLSDSSPRCMAILRVMKERGCVPKRVVICTSMPRTAVDELTEVLLKPYPFDRLLDVVFGNQARKRKRSPRLEAPPDSGPRSTKRLSPRYAVH is encoded by the coding sequence ATGACCAACGTGCCTTCGATCCTTGTCTTCGATGAAGAACCCATGCTGCGCGCCGCGACGGCGATGCTGCTCCGCAACCGCGGCGCGATCGTCACCACGGTCGGCACCGTCGAGGAGGCCGTCGCGTGGCTCGAGCGCAGGAAGTTCGACGTCGCGGTGCTCGATCTCTCCGACAGCTCGCCGCGGTGTATGGCCATCCTGCGCGTCATGAAAGAGCGCGGATGCGTGCCGAAGCGGGTCGTCATCTGCACGAGCATGCCGCGCACGGCCGTCGACGAGCTCACCGAGGTGCTCTTGAAGCCCTACCCGTTCGACCGCCTGCTCGACGTGGTGTTTGGAAACCAGGCCCGCAAGCGCAAGCGCTCGCCGCGCCTCGAAGCGCCGCCGGACTCGGGCCCGCGCTCGACCAAGCGCCTCTCCCCGCGGTACGCGGTGCACTGA
- the gatA gene encoding Asp-tRNA(Asn)/Glu-tRNA(Gln) amidotransferase subunit GatA → MSENASLLDRSMADLAGLVARGEVKAELVASLLLDRIAARNAALGAYLTVQRDETLAAARAIDEKRARGETLGPLAGVPIAIKDALATRDVPTTAASRILTRDGADPAHGFRPPYDATVVARVRNADALLVGKTNMDEFAMGSSNENSAFFPAKNPWDLTRTPGGSSGGSAVAVAAGLAHGALGSDTGGSIRQPAALTGTVGVKPTYGRVSRFGLFAFASSLDQVGPFASDVRGAARILRVIAGRDPHDATSLAAPVDDYEAACGRDVKGLRVGVPEEYFAKGLDPEVEASVRAALRGIEGLGCELRPVRLPHTRYAVATYYIIATAEASSNLARYDGVRYGLRAKDAPDLGALYARTRAQGFGREVKRRIMLGTYVLCAGYYDAYYLRAQRVRTLIRRDFEEAFKEVDVIATPVSPTTAFRLGERTEDPLAMYLADIYTLPASLAGVPALSVPCAPTAPRDGTPSLPVGLHLVAPPLEESRLFALAHAWEQISPARGLRPSLGDGGSAR, encoded by the coding sequence ATGAGCGAGAACGCCTCCCTCCTCGACCGCTCCATGGCCGACCTCGCCGGCCTCGTCGCCCGCGGCGAGGTCAAAGCCGAGCTCGTCGCGTCCCTTCTTCTCGACCGCATCGCAGCGCGGAACGCCGCTCTCGGCGCCTATCTCACGGTCCAGCGCGACGAGACCCTCGCCGCCGCCCGCGCCATTGACGAAAAACGCGCCCGCGGCGAGACGCTCGGCCCCCTCGCGGGCGTGCCGATCGCCATCAAGGACGCGCTCGCCACGCGGGACGTGCCGACCACGGCCGCCTCGCGCATCCTCACCCGCGACGGCGCCGATCCGGCCCACGGCTTCCGCCCGCCTTACGACGCCACGGTGGTCGCGCGCGTGCGCAATGCCGATGCGCTGCTCGTGGGCAAGACGAACATGGACGAATTCGCCATGGGCTCGTCGAACGAGAACAGCGCGTTTTTCCCGGCCAAAAATCCGTGGGATCTCACGCGCACGCCGGGCGGCTCCTCGGGCGGCAGCGCCGTGGCCGTCGCCGCAGGCCTCGCCCACGGCGCGCTCGGGTCCGATACCGGCGGCTCGATCCGCCAGCCCGCCGCGCTCACGGGCACCGTGGGCGTCAAACCCACCTATGGGCGCGTCTCGCGCTTCGGGCTGTTCGCGTTCGCCTCGAGCCTCGACCAGGTCGGCCCCTTCGCCTCCGACGTGCGCGGCGCCGCGCGCATTCTCCGCGTCATTGCCGGCCGAGACCCGCACGACGCGACGAGCCTCGCCGCCCCCGTCGACGATTACGAGGCCGCCTGCGGCCGCGACGTCAAGGGCCTGCGCGTCGGCGTCCCCGAAGAGTATTTCGCCAAGGGCCTCGATCCCGAGGTCGAGGCGAGCGTGCGCGCGGCCCTGCGCGGGATCGAGGGGCTCGGCTGCGAATTGCGCCCGGTGCGCCTGCCGCATACCCGCTATGCCGTGGCGACCTATTACATCATCGCGACGGCCGAGGCCTCCTCGAACCTCGCCCGCTACGACGGGGTCCGCTATGGCCTGCGCGCGAAGGACGCACCCGACCTCGGCGCGCTCTACGCGAGGACGCGCGCCCAGGGCTTCGGCCGCGAGGTGAAGCGCCGCATCATGCTCGGCACCTACGTCCTTTGCGCCGGCTATTACGACGCGTATTACCTGCGCGCCCAGCGCGTCCGCACGCTCATCCGCCGCGACTTCGAGGAGGCCTTCAAAGAGGTCGACGTCATCGCGACCCCGGTCTCACCCACCACGGCCTTCCGGCTCGGCGAGCGCACCGAGGACCCGCTCGCCATGTACCTCGCCGACATCTACACGCTCCCCGCGAGCCTCGCCGGCGTGCCCGCCCTGAGCGTCCCTTGCGCCCCCACCGCGCCCAGAGACGGCACGCCGAGCCTGCCCGTCGGTCTCCACCTGGTCGCCCCGCCCCTCGAAGAGTCGCGCCTGTTTGCGCTGGCGCACGCCTGGGAGCAAATCTCACCCGCGCGCGGCCTTCGTCCGTCGCTCGGCGATGGGGGCTCCGCCCGATGA
- the gatC gene encoding Asp-tRNA(Asn)/Glu-tRNA(Gln) amidotransferase subunit GatC codes for MPSDPPAARPIDEAEVRSIARLAHLDLPDDEIQRLTTDLASILAYVRQLEELDVSGVAPTSSVLLERLPLRPDAPHESLPHELALREAPRVSEDGFEVPAFVDEG; via the coding sequence ATGCCCTCCGATCCCCCCGCCGCGCGCCCCATCGACGAGGCCGAGGTCCGCTCCATCGCGCGCCTCGCCCACCTCGACCTCCCGGACGACGAGATCCAGCGCCTCACCACCGATCTCGCCAGCATCCTCGCCTACGTCCGCCAGCTCGAGGAGCTCGACGTGTCCGGGGTCGCGCCGACGTCGAGCGTCCTGCTCGAGCGCCTGCCACTGCGGCCCGACGCGCCCCACGAGAGCCTGCCGCACGAGCTCGCCCTGCGCGAGGCGCCCCGCGTCTCCGAGGACGGCTTCGAGGTGCCCGCCTTCGTCGACGAGGGATGA